The proteins below come from a single Streptomyces sp. B3I8 genomic window:
- a CDS encoding very short patch repair endonuclease: protein MPEDLAWEAPEGSWASSAARRRNMQAIRSRDTKPERLIRRLVHAKGLRYRIAARPLSDLRRTADLVFRPTKVAVFIDGCYWHGCPEHYVPPKTNSGYWSEKVLRNVERDRDTDRRLGEAGWLVLRFWEHEPSDSCAQKITDTVLSRRTGLAAPRNGDFHLSD, encoded by the coding sequence GTGCCAGAAGATCTCGCGTGGGAAGCGCCAGAAGGGTCCTGGGCTTCGTCTGCGGCCCGGCGCCGCAACATGCAGGCGATCCGTAGCCGGGATACGAAGCCCGAGCGACTGATCCGGCGCCTGGTGCACGCCAAAGGGCTGCGTTACCGCATCGCCGCCCGCCCTCTCTCGGATCTTCGCCGAACGGCGGACCTGGTGTTCCGCCCGACGAAGGTCGCCGTCTTCATAGACGGCTGCTACTGGCACGGCTGCCCCGAGCATTACGTGCCCCCGAAGACGAACTCCGGTTACTGGTCGGAAAAGGTTCTGCGCAATGTCGAGCGCGACCGGGACACCGACCGCAGGCTGGGCGAGGCCGGTTGGCTCGTGCTCCGCTTCTGGGAGCACGAGCCGTCAGACTCATGCGCTCAGAAGATCACTGACACCGTTCTTTCGCGGCGCACCGGACTGGCTGCTCCGCGAAACGGAGATTTCCATCTGTCCGACTGA
- a CDS encoding DNA cytosine methyltransferase produces MRANGRKRPQFASPLTSIEICAGAGGQAVGLHNAGFDHLSLVEWEPSAVETLSANVAGWPGWNAQRANSLRPTDVKEFLKSKEYENLNLDPGDLDLLAGGVPCPPFSLAGKQLGKDDERDLFPAALEIIDRLRPKAVMIENVRGILEPPEVFISYRAEILESLKDLGYSVPRMKRGWTPARQDAEMRKVWRRLDAKDFGVPQLRPRAILVAIHEKYLPGDGADFSWPARLDEDEATVARALEKTMKERCRDFWDKNKWGEPAGPGDRTGKNVFDDWLEDAEKAAAAGRGVAPTLVGGSRKHGGADLGPTRAKRAWEALGVNAMGVANDRGECDPERDLFRDAGPMLTVEQAAIIQGFPRGWKFQGKKTARYRQVGNAFPPPVAEAVGRAIAAILRPEHREELLNDYVMDSGLGTPGPESVGQMEISVSRSSQSGAPRKNGVSDLLSA; encoded by the coding sequence ATGCGCGCCAACGGCCGGAAGCGCCCGCAGTTCGCCTCGCCACTGACCTCGATCGAGATCTGCGCGGGGGCCGGCGGGCAAGCCGTTGGGCTGCACAACGCCGGCTTTGACCACCTTTCCCTCGTCGAGTGGGAGCCGAGCGCCGTCGAGACATTGAGCGCGAACGTGGCTGGGTGGCCCGGCTGGAATGCGCAGCGGGCTAATAGTCTACGCCCAACGGATGTCAAGGAATTCCTGAAGTCCAAGGAATATGAAAACCTGAACCTGGATCCAGGTGACCTTGATTTGCTCGCGGGAGGAGTCCCGTGCCCTCCGTTCTCCCTAGCCGGAAAACAGCTCGGAAAAGACGATGAACGTGACCTATTTCCAGCCGCTCTGGAAATCATCGACAGGCTCCGCCCTAAGGCGGTGATGATCGAGAACGTGCGGGGCATTTTGGAGCCTCCGGAAGTTTTCATCAGCTACCGCGCGGAGATTCTGGAGAGCCTTAAGGACCTTGGTTACTCTGTCCCGCGGATGAAGCGGGGGTGGACCCCCGCCCGCCAGGATGCAGAGATGCGGAAGGTCTGGCGCCGGTTGGACGCCAAGGATTTCGGTGTTCCTCAATTGCGCCCCAGGGCGATTCTCGTGGCAATCCATGAAAAATATCTCCCTGGCGACGGGGCAGATTTCTCTTGGCCCGCCCGCTTGGATGAAGATGAAGCCACCGTGGCACGGGCGCTTGAAAAGACCATGAAGGAGCGCTGCCGCGACTTCTGGGACAAGAACAAGTGGGGCGAGCCGGCTGGACCGGGGGACCGGACCGGGAAGAACGTCTTCGATGACTGGCTGGAGGACGCGGAGAAGGCGGCAGCCGCAGGCCGGGGTGTGGCGCCGACTCTGGTAGGTGGCTCACGGAAGCACGGCGGAGCTGATCTCGGACCCACCCGGGCCAAGCGTGCGTGGGAGGCTCTGGGCGTCAATGCCATGGGCGTCGCCAACGACCGGGGAGAGTGCGATCCCGAGCGTGACCTCTTCCGGGATGCCGGGCCGATGCTGACCGTCGAACAGGCTGCCATCATCCAGGGGTTCCCGCGTGGCTGGAAATTCCAGGGTAAGAAGACCGCGCGTTACCGTCAGGTGGGAAACGCGTTCCCGCCGCCGGTGGCGGAGGCTGTCGGCAGGGCAATTGCGGCCATTCTGCGACCTGAGCACCGTGAAGAGCTTCTGAACGACTACGTCATGGATTCCGGCCTCGGGACCCCGGGGCCGGAATCAGTCGGACAGATGGAAATCTCCGTTTCGCGGAGCAGCCAGTCCGGTGCGCCGCGAAAGAACGGTGTCAGTGATCTTCTGAGCGCATGA
- a CDS encoding DEAD/DEAH box helicase, with product MTDSTVTSLRLGFDETRTQVILRTTDEYSQDLVQLAASFRTGGQLGPLSVSVALDELLANLGALSGWPHHAGVEWAPELRDLVAGVVQDANTVKARLAGTEPPGEVAPDQVPQLLGDTWQAELSEFQRRDIAKLLSLQHGANFSVPGAGKTRVGLAVYAAQKEQGKVSRLLVVCPKSAYESWRYETAVCFRYPLRTHVLDGSMDQWTEVLIVNYERLDRSLPRLANWLKAAPSMILLDEAHRMKLGARGTYGAACMALGPLATRRMILTGTPAPNGSKDLENLLGFVWPGHGQRTVVQAVAGGDLAYASSVLRPLFTRTTKQELGLPPMQLRMRYVDMPPLHKEIYASLVGGMNNGTARDDLSALGKTALRLLMAATSPALLLEGGSRYEPLAYQLPPLDIPQGSSLYSLMQNLPDYELSPKYKEAVTIVAENAARGRKTLVWTTFVRSLTTLERMLEKYGPAVVYGGTVDREEQLRRFREDPSCMVLISNPATLGEGISLHHVCHDAVYVDRDFMAGRFLQSLDRIHRLGLAPDTDTRVTVLAARDTVDQVVEVRLDQKLEFMGRILDDPTVQQLADLEEEPSVAAGLAPSDIEVLLRHMGTR from the coding sequence GTGACAGACTCGACCGTAACCTCCCTGCGTCTCGGGTTCGACGAGACGCGGACCCAGGTCATCCTGAGGACTACTGACGAATACAGTCAGGACCTCGTCCAGCTGGCCGCCAGTTTCCGTACGGGTGGCCAGCTGGGCCCCCTCAGCGTGTCGGTCGCTCTCGACGAGCTGCTGGCCAATCTGGGGGCTCTCAGCGGGTGGCCGCACCACGCGGGGGTCGAGTGGGCGCCGGAGTTGCGCGACCTCGTGGCCGGCGTCGTACAGGACGCCAACACGGTAAAGGCGCGGCTCGCCGGTACCGAACCGCCCGGCGAGGTCGCTCCGGACCAGGTGCCGCAGCTGCTCGGAGACACCTGGCAGGCGGAACTCAGCGAGTTCCAGCGGCGTGACATCGCCAAGCTGCTTTCACTCCAGCACGGGGCGAACTTCAGTGTGCCGGGCGCGGGGAAGACCCGAGTGGGTCTGGCGGTGTACGCGGCACAGAAGGAGCAGGGGAAGGTGAGCCGGCTTCTGGTGGTCTGCCCGAAGTCGGCCTACGAATCCTGGCGCTACGAGACGGCGGTGTGCTTCCGGTACCCACTGCGCACACACGTGCTCGACGGATCGATGGACCAGTGGACCGAGGTGCTGATCGTCAACTACGAGCGGCTGGACCGTTCGCTGCCCAGGCTCGCCAACTGGCTGAAAGCCGCGCCCTCCATGATCCTCCTTGATGAGGCACACAGGATGAAGCTCGGGGCCCGGGGCACGTACGGCGCCGCCTGCATGGCGCTGGGACCCCTCGCGACGCGGCGGATGATCCTCACGGGAACGCCAGCCCCGAACGGTTCCAAGGATCTGGAAAACCTGCTGGGCTTCGTGTGGCCCGGCCACGGGCAGCGCACGGTGGTCCAGGCCGTGGCCGGCGGTGACCTGGCCTATGCCAGCTCCGTGCTGCGCCCTCTGTTCACGAGGACGACCAAGCAGGAGCTGGGCCTGCCGCCTATGCAACTGCGGATGCGTTACGTCGACATGCCGCCGCTGCACAAGGAGATCTACGCCTCTCTGGTCGGCGGCATGAACAACGGCACAGCGAGGGACGACCTCAGCGCGCTGGGCAAGACGGCGCTCCGGCTGCTGATGGCGGCGACGAGCCCGGCTCTGCTCCTTGAGGGCGGCAGCCGGTATGAGCCCCTGGCGTATCAGCTCCCGCCACTGGACATCCCTCAGGGCAGCTCCCTGTACTCGCTGATGCAGAACCTGCCGGACTACGAACTGTCGCCGAAGTACAAAGAGGCGGTGACGATCGTTGCCGAGAACGCTGCCCGGGGCCGCAAGACTCTGGTTTGGACGACGTTCGTCCGCAGTCTGACCACCTTGGAACGGATGCTGGAGAAGTACGGTCCCGCAGTGGTCTACGGAGGCACGGTGGACCGGGAAGAGCAGCTGCGCCGCTTCCGCGAGGATCCGAGCTGCATGGTGCTGATCTCCAACCCCGCGACCCTCGGCGAGGGGATAAGCCTCCACCACGTCTGCCACGACGCCGTCTACGTTGACCGCGACTTCATGGCAGGACGTTTCTTGCAGAGCCTGGACCGGATTCATCGCCTTGGCCTGGCGCCGGACACGGACACGCGGGTCACGGTTCTCGCGGCGCGGGACACCGTCGACCAGGTCGTGGAGGTACGGCTCGACCAGAAGCTTGAGTTCATGGGGCGCATCCTGGACGACCCGACGGTGCAGCAGCTCGCCGATCTCGAAGAGGAACCGTCCGTAGCGGCGGGGCTGGCCCCGAGTGACATCGAGGTCTTGCTCCGGCACATGGGCACTAGGTAG